The following coding sequences lie in one Drosophila bipectinata strain 14024-0381.07 chromosome XR, DbipHiC1v2, whole genome shotgun sequence genomic window:
- the kirre gene encoding irregular chiasm C-roughest protein → MKKMRQKIPLILPILLIFLLLILQPAAVQAKKNKNKSNQNQHHSDSSSSSNSQSGSSSSSMDETQKSKSGDNGGQHFAMEPQDQTAVVGSRVTLPCRVMEKVGALQWTKDDFGLGQHRNLSGFERYSMVGSDEEGDFSLDIYPLMLDDDAKYQCQVGPGPQGEQGIRSRFAKLTVLVPPEAPKILQGDYLVTTEDREIELECVSVGGKPAAEITWIDGLGNVLTKGIEYVKEPLADSRRITAKSILKLAPKKEHHNTTFTCQAQNTADRTYRSAKLLLEVKYAPKVTVSVVGGALAGGKIPEGAEVILSCQADANPHELSYRWFINDELMTGDFTTKMIIHNVTRQYHDAIVKCEVVNAVGKSEQSKTLDISFGPVFRQRPVSVEADLGATVSMRCEVAGNPPPEIEWINENSDRIVSQEAELKIKVSSETAGRYFCKAVVNGFPEIGAEATIYVKRAPIITSHKVQFGGVGSRVKIDCLAFSIPKAEHILWSFEGKVINMSSADPDIYIFEEHHLPEGVRAALIIRDSKASHFGKYNCTVMNSYGADSLVISLLREPGNIPVLLVVMGSTFSVAIILMIVMIIIVYRKRRSRKKPMPADVIPEASRGGDKLNELKSELRSKAYDVEYSEAGGDGLAINLNQSPMPDVQMKGATLGVPLAGPVKFDERFSGDFGGDRYNRQCHIKNLKNQQETSYKETPQANGYAHYFEYALDYSPPGEMSGKSKNGGMNSATLPHSAASGNGGGGANGGAAGGAVGAGGGASLPRNQRHELQQSQTNGFLGQPLLQNGIDSRFSAIYGNPYLRTNSSLLPPLPPPSTANPAATPAPPPYHAARHGHAHHMNGGLKHFGSGSAANAVLNTSPVGNLSGSGNGTGGSSTAVSLASGMGGMGGVGMGIGGGAGAGGSVSGSSSNLTASSNTLAATPQAGGGLGGQCAQSPSGQFILPNNGKGHTQKGPLATHV, encoded by the exons atgaagaaaatgcGTCAGAAAATTCCTCTGATCCTGCCGATCCTGCTGATATTCCTGCTGCTGATCCTGCAGCCCGCTGCCGTCCAAgccaaaaagaacaaaaacaaatcgaATCAAAATCAGCACCACAGTgactcctcctcgtcctcgaaCTCGCAGTCGGGATCATCGTCCTCATCGATGGACGAAACTCAGAAATCCAAAAGCGGCGACAATGGTGGACAACACTTCGCCATGGAACCGCAGGATCAAACAGCGGTGGTGGGGTCAAGGGTCACACTGCCGTGCCGGGTGATGGAGAAGGTTGGAGCCCTGCAATGGACCAAAGATGATTTCGGTTTGGGGCAACATCGTAACCTGAGCGGGTTCGAGAGATACTCCATGGTGGGCAGTGATGAGGAGGGTGACTTCTCGCTGGACATTTATCCATTGATGCTGGACGACGATGCCAAGTATCAGTGTCAGGTGGGTCCGGGGCCGCAGGGCGAGCAGGGCATCCGGTCGAGATTCGCCAAGCTGACAGTCCTCGTACCGCCCGAAGCCCCCAAAATCCTGCAAGGCGATTATCTGGTCACCACCGAGGATCGTGAAATCGAACTGGAATGCGTGTCGGTGGGCGGGAAGCCAGCGGCCGAAATCACATGGATCGATGGTCTGGGCAATGTCCTCACCAAGGGCATTGAATATGTCAAGGAGCCCCTGGCCGATTCCCGCCGGATCACCGCCAAATCGATCCTTAAACTGGCCCCCAAAAAGGAGCATCACAATACCACGTTTACGTGTCAGGCCCAAAACACAGCCGATCGAACTTATCGATCAGCGAAGCTACTGCTGGAGGTGAAATATGCGCCCAAGGTCACGGTGTCGGTGGTGGGAGGCGCCCTGGCGGGTGGCAAGATCCCTGAAGGTGCCGAGGTCATCCTAAGCTGTCAAGCGGATGCCAACCCACACGAACTCAGCTATCGATGGTTTATTAACGATGAGCTCATGACGGGGGATTTTACCACAAAAATG ATCATTCACAATGTCACAAGGCAATACCATGATGCGATAGTCAAATGCGAAGTCGTTAATGCTGTGGGAAAAAGCGAACAAAGCAAAACTTTGGATATAAGCT ttGGTCCTGTTTTTCGTCAACGACCTGTGAGTGTGGAAGCTGATCTGGGGGCTACTGTCAGTATGCGTTGCGAAGTGGCCGGAAATCCTCCACCGGAAATCGAGTGGATCAATGAGAACTCCGATCGG ATTGTTAGTCAAGAAGCTGAACTGAAAATAAAAGTCAGTAGTGAGACCGCTGGAAGGTACTTCTGCAAGGCAGTTGTTAATGGATTTCCGGAGATCGGGGCGGAGGCCACGATTTATGTGAAAAGGGCACCCATCATCACCTCCCACAAGGTGCAGTTTGGAGGCGTGGGAAGTCGCGTGAAAATCGATTGTTTGGCCTTCAGTATCCCCAAGGCGGAGCATATCCTTTGGTCCTTTGAGGGCAAGGTCATTAACATGAGCAGTGCCGATCCGGATATCTATATTTTTGAGGAACACCACTTGCCGGAGGGCGTGAGAGCTGCTCTCATAATCCGCGATAGTAAGGCATCGCACTTTGGGAAGTACAACTGTACGGTGATGAACTCGTATGGTGCTGATTCGCTGGTGATTAGTTTACTCCGAGAACCCGGTAATATTCCGGTTCTATTGGTCGTAATGGGTTCAACGTTCTCCGTCGCCATTATCCTGATGATCGTGATGATTATTATCGTTTATCGGAAGCGCAGGAGTCGCAAGAAGCCGATGCCCGCAGATGTGATACCCGAGGCGTCTCGCGGTGGCGATAAACTGAATGAACTGAAATCGGAGCTCAGATCGAAGGCCTACGATGTGGAGTACTCGGAGGCGGGTGGCGATGGACTGGCCATCAACTTGAACCAATCCCCGATGCCCGATGTCCAGATGAAGGGCGCCACCTTGGGTGTACCGCTGGCAGGACCCGTCAAGTTCGATGAACGTTTCTCCGGTGACTTTGGCGGCGATCGCTATAATCGCCAGTGTCACATCAAGAATCTGAAGAATCAACAGGAGACCTCGTACAAGGAGACTCCACAGGCCAATGGCTATGCCCACTATTTCGAGTATGCTCTGGACTACAGTCCGCCGGGCGAGATGTCCGGGAAGTCGAAGAACGGTGGCATGAATTCGGCCACCTTGCCGCATTCAGCTGCCTCGGGaaatggtggtggtggcgccAATGGTGGGGCAGCTGGTGGAGCAGttggtgctggtggtggtgccaGTTTGCCGAGAAATCAGCGCCATGAACTGCAGCAGTCTCAAACAAATGGATTCCTAG GACAACCTTTGCTACAAAATGGCATCGACAGTCGCTTCAGTGCCATTTACGGGAATCCCTATCTCCGGACGAATTCCTCCCTCCTCCCACCCCTCCCGCCGCCCAGCACCGCCAATCCGGCGGCCACACCCGCCCCACCGCCCTACCATGCCGCCCGCCACGGCCACGCCCATCACATGAACGGCGGGCTGAAGCATTTTGGCAGCGGCAGCGCCGCCAATGCCGTTCTCAACACGAGTCCGGTGGGAAATTTGAGCGGAAGCGGAAACGGAACTGGAGGATCCTCGACAGCCGTTAGCTTGGCCAGCGGAATGGGCGGCATGGGTGGCGTTGGGATGGGGATTGGCGGGGGGGCCGGAGCCGGAGGCAGCGTTAGCGGCAGCAGTTCGAATTTAACCGCCAGCAGTAATACATTGGCGGCCACGCCCCAAGCAGGAGGCGGCTTGGGCGGTCAGTGTGCCCAGAGTCCGTCCGGGCAATTTATCCTGCCCAACAATGGCAAAGGGCATACACAAAAAGGACCTCTGGCCACACATGTTTAA